The Candidatus Margulisiibacteriota bacterium sequence TCAACTGTTAAGAGTAAGTTAGCTTGGGTTTCTGATTTTCCTGGTGCTCAGACTGGGAAATATATGAATGTAACCTCTGATACTTTGATTGATGGTTATTCTGTGGGTCTAGATTTATTGGAGTTACCATTTGTTAAAAAAGCGTCAACTGAATATGTTTATACTAATTCCAGAAATGATTCAGGACAGTCTCTAAGGTGTCCCAAAGAGAAAGCAACAATTGATCTGCTTTTTGATGCTTTTTCTTGTGATTTAAGTATTTTTTATACAAAAGTAGCGAGCAGAAAGGACCTCGGGAATGTGACACTACCTGCGTATCAAACTGTTGATGTTGCTTTATTAAAAAAGATTGGTAATGTCGATGTCTTTATTAAAGGTATTAACGTTTTTGGAGAAGATTATCAAGAAATTGATGGATACAATACATTAAAGAAGGCGTGGTATTTTGGGTTTAAAACAGTTCTCTAATTATTTGTTTACAGCCCTGATGGTTTTGCAGTTTAGTGCAGTATTTGCCCTAAAGGTTGTTTCTACATCTCCTGGCTTAACTGAGACTTTGTTTGCAATTGGAGCAACGGAAGACGTTATTGCGGTAAGCCGATATTGTGATTATCCAATTGAGGCAATAGCTTTGCCTAAAGTAGGCGGATATTATGATGTTAACCAGGAGACCATTTTAAGGCTAAGTCCCGATTTGGTTTTATTTATGGAGGGGAACGAGGACATCCAGAAGTTTTTAAAGAGACACAAGTTAAAATCCAAGAGCTACAGTACAAGGTCGGTGAACGATGTGTTATTTGCAATAGAGAGTATTGGGAATGATGTTGATAAACAGCAAGAAGCTAAAGAATTAGTCTCAGCTATCAAAAAGAAAATGGCTAAGATAAAAAGGAATTTTTCTAAGAGTAACCCCTCAAGTGTGTTGGTTGTCATCGACCAAGAACTTCATCAGG is a genomic window containing:
- a CDS encoding helical backbone metal receptor, with product MGLKQFSNYLFTALMVLQFSAVFALKVVSTSPGLTETLFAIGATEDVIAVSRYCDYPIEAIALPKVGGYYDVNQETILRLSPDLVLFMEGNEDIQKFLKRHKLKSKSYSTRSVNDVLFAIESIGNDVDKQQEAKELVSAIKKKMAKIKRNFSKSNPSSVLVVIDQELHQGKVEAVFVVGNDDYYVPLLKLFNLTNVLQVKIPYPRITKETLQSLRPDKIFVFSEATLEEYSWLQRDGYNPEIYIIKDLAMRRPGPRMLEMLNILENILSIN